The region AGCCCACGCCACTCTTGTCACGCGCTCTGATCCTGAGATAGAGTTTGCCGTCATAAATCTTCGTGCCACCCGGAGTCAATCAATGAATCGCATGGTTCGATACAGCCTCATCGCATGTTGTCTCGTCATGGTTGCGACCATTGCGCCGGCGCAACGACTGGTGCGCTCGCCGCAGGCCGTACTGGGCTTTGAGCCGGGCCAAGCTCGCCGGCTGGCCAACTGGACGCAGATCGTTGATTATTTCAAGATGCTCGCTCAACATTCACCGCGCGTCCAAGTTCGCGAGTTAGGACGATCCACCCTTGGCCGGCCCTTGATTGTAGCCATCATTTCGTCGGAAGCCAACCTGCGCAAGTTGGATCGGCTCAAGGAAATTCAACGCATGTTGGCTGATCCACGCTTGGTCGCCGATGAGGAGATGGCCGAACGGCTGATCAGCGAGGGCAAGATCGTCGTCGCTATCAGTTGTTCGCTGCATTCGACGGAAATCGTGGCGTCGCAAATGTCGTTGGAGCTGGCTTACCGCCTGGCCAGCGAGAATACCGCCGAAACACGTGAGATTCTCGATAACACCGTCATCCTTCTGTTCCCCAGTCCGAATCCGGATGGCATTGATATTGTCAGCGCATGGTATGAAAAAACGTTGGGCACGCCCTATGAAGGCAGCGATCCGCCGGAGTTGTACCATGTTTATACTGGGCACGATAACAATCGCGACTGGTTCATGCTGACACAGGTGGAGACACAGTTGGTCACACGCTTGTTTTATCGTGAGTGGTTTCCCCAGATTGTCTACGACGTTCACCAGATGGGCTCCAATGGCGCCCGGATGTTTGTGCCACCATTCTACGATCCGGCGAACCCGAATATTGATGCGATGCTCATTCGTGACATCAACAAGATCGGCAGTCATCTGGCTTCGGCGTTGACCGCTGCTGGATTCAAGGGGATTCTTTCCAACGCCCAGTTTGATATGTGGTGGCATGGCGGGTTTCGCACGGCGCCGTATTATCACAATGCCATCGGCATCCTGACTGAAGCGGCCAGCGCGCGGTTGATGTCGCCCGTTGAAATTCGCGCTGAACAATTGCGCGGTCATCCTGCCGGCTTTCCCAATCCGCTGATGCGTTCGATCAATTTTCCCGATCCGTGGCCGGGCGGTTTATGGCAGCCGCGCGATATTCTCGATATGGAACTGGTCGCGTCGCGGGCGCTGCTGCTGTTGGCCGCGCGATACAAGCGCGACTTCATGATGAATGTGCATCGTGTCGCGCGGCGCGCGATTGAAGCAGGCCGCACTCAACCCCCGTTTGCCTACGTGATCCCGCCTGAGCAACACGACCCGATTACCACGGCGCGGTTTCTCACTGTATTGATGGAGCAGGGCATTGAAGTTCATCAAGCGCGACGCTCCTTTGTGATCGAAGGCGTCCGGTATCCGGCCGGGACGTTTGTCATCTTGATGGCGCAACCGTATCGAGCGTGCGCCAAAGCACTGCTCGAATCTCAAACCTATCCTTCGATTCCTACCGCCGATGGGACTGACCAGCAACCCTACGACGTGGCCGGCTGGACGCTGCCCATGCAGATGGGCGTCAGTGTGGTCGAAGTCGAGCGCCAGTTTGAAGTGGATTTGAAACGGATTGATTCAGTCGCGCCGCCCGACATCGGCGTGGAAGAGCTGCCCGGCGGCCAGGCTGCAACGACCTGGCTCTTGCGACCACAGACGAACAACGCCTTCGCCGTAGTGAACGAACTGCTGGAGCCAGAATCGCCCATACAGATCAGCCGACTGCGCGAGGATGTGGAAATCGAGCGGCACGTTTATCAACGAGGCAGTTTTGTGCTGACGGCGCGGCCGCGACAACACGAAGCGGCTCGCGAATGGATCGCTGTGCTGGCCTCCAAGCATGAGATCAAAATTCAGGCTGTGCGATCCATTCCTGAGCGAGCTAAAGCGGAGATTCAACGCAACCGGATCGGCCTCTATCGCAGTTGGGTGCCTTCTATGGATGAAGGCTGGACACGCTGGGTGCTGGAGCAATTCGGATTTCAATTTGAGACGGTTCGCGACAGCGATATTCGTGCCGGCAATTTGAATGACCGATTTGATGGAATCATCTTGCCGGATCAAACGCCCAGGCAGATTCTGGAGGGGCATGCGCCCGGTCGGTACCCGCAACAATACACGGGCGGCGTGGGCATCAGTGGAGTTCAACAATTGAAGTTATTCGTGCAGTCGGGCGGCACGCTGATCTGTTTGGGGCAAGCCTCTGACTTTGTGCTGGAGCACTTTGACCTACCGGTGCGCAACGTGCTGGCGCAAGCCTCACGACGTGAATTCTTCTGCCCTGGTTCGATTCTCGGCATTGAGGTTGAAACGCTCCATCCATTGGGGTACGGCATGCCGGCTAGGAGCATGGCTGTCGTGCGCGATAGTCTGGCGTTTGAAGCGACGGGACCGCCAGCGAGCAATGCCGTTGATGTCGTTGTTCGTTACGCCAAAACAGATGTACTCAAGAGCGGCTATCTGCTGGGCGAAGATCGAATCGCCGGACGCGCTGCGATGGTGGAAGTCAAAGTCGGGCGAGGCCGCGTGATTTTGATCGGCGTTGCGCCACAACATCGCGGTCAAGCGCATGGCACGTTCAAGTTGTTGTTTAATGCGATCTATCGAGCCGGGGCTGCCTCGGAGCAAGGCAAAGAGGCTCGTTCGCAACCGTGACTCTGTTTGCGCCTCCAGCGCAAGCTGCTGTGTGCCCTTTCTAAAGGAGCGACAGGGGCAAGCGGCGTCAGCAGACGCCGCAAGAGGGTAGCCAGACGCGAAACGTCTGGGTCGGAGATCATTCGCCGATTTCCAGTGCGCCTTGAAGAGGCGCTACGAGTTCTGGCAATGGGGCGTTGATGCAGTTGAATTGGTGGCCGCAAGCGCCCATGTCGTGGCGCGACTGCAGACGCGCCACGATTGTTCGGTCTGTTGTCCCAGACGTTGCACGTCTGGA is a window of Blastocatellia bacterium DNA encoding:
- a CDS encoding M14 family metallopeptidase, giving the protein MNRMVRYSLIACCLVMVATIAPAQRLVRSPQAVLGFEPGQARRLANWTQIVDYFKMLAQHSPRVQVRELGRSTLGRPLIVAIISSEANLRKLDRLKEIQRMLADPRLVADEEMAERLISEGKIVVAISCSLHSTEIVASQMSLELAYRLASENTAETREILDNTVILLFPSPNPDGIDIVSAWYEKTLGTPYEGSDPPELYHVYTGHDNNRDWFMLTQVETQLVTRLFYREWFPQIVYDVHQMGSNGARMFVPPFYDPANPNIDAMLIRDINKIGSHLASALTAAGFKGILSNAQFDMWWHGGFRTAPYYHNAIGILTEAASARLMSPVEIRAEQLRGHPAGFPNPLMRSINFPDPWPGGLWQPRDILDMELVASRALLLLAARYKRDFMMNVHRVARRAIEAGRTQPPFAYVIPPEQHDPITTARFLTVLMEQGIEVHQARRSFVIEGVRYPAGTFVILMAQPYRACAKALLESQTYPSIPTADGTDQQPYDVAGWTLPMQMGVSVVEVERQFEVDLKRIDSVAPPDIGVEELPGGQAATTWLLRPQTNNAFAVVNELLEPESPIQISRLREDVEIERHVYQRGSFVLTARPRQHEAAREWIAVLASKHEIKIQAVRSIPERAKAEIQRNRIGLYRSWVPSMDEGWTRWVLEQFGFQFETVRDSDIRAGNLNDRFDGIILPDQTPRQILEGHAPGRYPQQYTGGVGISGVQQLKLFVQSGGTLICLGQASDFVLEHFDLPVRNVLAQASRREFFCPGSILGIEVETLHPLGYGMPARSMAVVRDSLAFEATGPPASNAVDVVVRYAKTDVLKSGYLLGEDRIAGRAAMVEVKVGRGRVILIGVAPQHRGQAHGTFKLLFNAIYRAGAASEQGKEARSQP